In the Streptomyces formicae genome, one interval contains:
- a CDS encoding FBP domain-containing protein, whose amino-acid sequence MQPVSENEIRASFVNCSKGEARRLTLPAGFADTPWSDLDFLGWRDPKAPDRGYVVTWREGQPVGIALRASSGARKSLLKSSICSVCVTPQSGSGITLLVAPRAGAAGRQGNSVGLYICADLACSLYVRGKKTTALARRFEESLSLEEQNERTVRNLRGFLDQVLAD is encoded by the coding sequence ATGCAGCCCGTGAGTGAGAACGAGATCCGCGCGTCCTTCGTGAACTGCTCGAAGGGCGAGGCCCGCAGGCTCACCCTCCCCGCGGGCTTCGCCGACACCCCCTGGTCCGACCTGGACTTCCTCGGCTGGCGCGACCCCAAGGCGCCCGATCGCGGGTACGTCGTGACGTGGCGCGAGGGGCAGCCGGTGGGGATCGCGCTGCGGGCGTCGTCCGGGGCGCGCAAGAGCCTGCTCAAGTCCAGCATCTGCTCAGTGTGCGTGACGCCGCAGTCCGGCTCCGGCATCACGTTGCTCGTCGCCCCCAGGGCGGGGGCGGCGGGGCGTCAGGGGAACTCGGTCGGGCTCTACATCTGCGCGGACCTCGCCTGCTCCCTCTACGTACGGGGCAAGAAGACGACGGCGCTCGCGCGGCGGTTCGAGGAGAGCCTGTCGCTGGAGGAGCAGAACGAGCGGACCGTGCGGAACCTGCGGGGATTCTTGGACCAGGTGCTCGCGGACTGA
- a CDS encoding (2Fe-2S) ferredoxin domain-containing protein has product MSPVVSIGAAARRPCTLVVCRGCCCGDARKNPGIDHVWQLERLRSAAAASRGRFALRTTDCLGPCGQANIVVVQPSHEGRRRGGRPAWIGFVTDDASVDGILAWAEAGGPGIAKLSPTLELQLVDPRKL; this is encoded by the coding sequence ATGAGTCCCGTCGTCTCCATCGGTGCCGCCGCACGCCGCCCCTGCACGCTCGTCGTGTGCAGGGGCTGCTGCTGCGGCGACGCCCGCAAGAACCCCGGCATCGACCACGTCTGGCAACTGGAGCGGCTGCGCTCGGCGGCAGCGGCCTCACGCGGCCGCTTCGCACTCCGCACGACCGACTGCCTGGGCCCGTGCGGCCAGGCCAACATCGTCGTCGTCCAGCCGTCCCACGAGGGTCGCAGACGAGGCGGCCGCCCGGCCTGGATCGGCTTCGTCACGGACGACGCGTCGGTGGACGGGATACTGGCATGGGCGGAGGCGGGCGGCCCGGGCATCGCGAAGCTGTCACCGACGCTGGAACTCCAACTGGTGGACCCGCGCAAGCTGTGA